The Chelonoidis abingdonii isolate Lonesome George chromosome 11, CheloAbing_2.0, whole genome shotgun sequence genomic interval ACAACTTGCTCCAGAGCTCACAGGCGACATCATGCTGGAAATCACTCACTGCTCTAGAACCCCAGCTCTGTTGTAAACACTCCACTACCACTCTAGAACAGTCTGGTTTGGGTCTAGGACCCAGGGGCCTCCCTCCAGGCCACCCTGTAAACCTTGCTCTCAAACCCAGTGGTTCCACCTTCCGGGCCCACATCTACTCTGGCTCTAGAGCCCATTAGGCTCCAGAACCCACTTTACAGGGTCATGCCAGTGGCGCTCTGGATCCAATTTGAACCCCACCCTAGACCGTTTTAAAACCTTGCACTAGAACCCACTATGCATACTCCATGTCTCACAGAAAAGTTCACTCTAGAACAGGTTGGATTCACTCCAGAACCCACGTTGAGGCTTCCTTGAGACCCCAAAGCCACGTGTGCTCTGAACACTGGGCTGGCTCTAGAGCCTATTTAAAAACCATCCCCAAACCCATCTTCTCTGGTCCCGAACCCACCATTCATCTCAATCTAGAACTCACTCTCAGTCTAGTCGAAGCCTCACTCTAGCGCCCAAGCCTGGTCACGTTCTAGATcttgctgctcctgctccagaaCCCACAGTTGTTCTAGAACtcagccccagccatggcagcCATGTTCCCCCTCTGCCGGACTCCATCCACATCCTGCCACTCCCTAGAGAGGATGTGCCCCCATCCCAAGTCCAGCAgaatggggggggaagggggctcagTCATCCTCGGTGCCCCCCACGTAGTGGCAGACAGCATCGTAGTCTAGCGCCAGGACGTCCCCATCCTCATCACGCTGTAGCTGCACCAGCGCCCGGCTCTGCTGCTGATCGCGCTGCAGGATCCGGCCcacctggggaagggagacaggaAGCTCCTGTGAGTCCGGCAGGCGAGGCAGTGGGGTGGTCTGCAAAGGACTCTGGGAAGAAGGGCGGCTGCATACAGGGAGGGCTTAGCTGGGTAACTTGGGGGGCAGATGAAGGGGCTTCTCCAGCATAATCCCCCTCACCCAGGAGCCCCCTATATCCCTCTCCCCATTACCCCTGGATCCCCCCCTCCTGCAGCACTCACCCCCAGctaccctgccccccacccccactacccCACACCCTGTGTAtcttcccctcagctcccatcccccaccccttcagattccccccactccctttgACTCCCCATATGTTCTTCTTTCTAGCCCTCCAGAGTCCATTGGCTAACCCATCCCAACgtctccccccccacacatttcctccagctcccagcctccccaTTACCCCCTGTGGtccctgccagggagggggcttgggggtcGCTCACCCTGCCGGCGTGCTCCCCCAGCACCACTAGCACCCAGTCCGCAGCACCCCTGGGGATGACCGTCTCCAGCATGGCCTCCCGGATGcctggggggttggggaggagatgGGTCAGCGCCATACAGTGGGTTCCCACCACACGACCCTTGGCCCCGCAACAACCCACCTCACAGACACCCCTCTGGCCTCtccaacacccccccacccccccactgacCTGGGGTCACCCCCTCCCATTGTACTCAGCTCACTTCCCACAAACCCCCCTTACCTCCTGGCAACTACCCCCTCCCCAAATACACCCGTGAGGTCACTCGCCCCATGGTTCCATCTACAgatccccccctgccccccatgtctcccccaccccacaaaaacaCAAAGCAGCTCCTCTAGCATCCCCAATAATCTGGGGTCATCCTGCCCCCCATAACCCTCTTCCCAGAGTCACATGCCCCATATCTGGACATACTCTCCCAGGGAATCAATCCCCTTCTGCCGGAGTATGACACAGGGGTGCTCCCCCTGCAACTTACCATCCAAGACCTGTCCCTCCTCTGTCCGGCAGACACAAGTATCTGGGCTCAGCACGTCCTCGATCAGCAtctagggagagagaggaggataGAATGGGACACCAGCTCCctcccggccccagggcagggactggctggctcaggggggcagggaatggggcaggggcctgtcccctctaggggacgccggctcccacccagccccagggcagggactggctggctcaggggggcagggaatgggacacaggacctgtcccctctagggggcactggcatCCCTCTGGCCCCAGGACAGAGACTGGCTAgcttgggggggagagggggcgactcccacccagccccagggtggAGAGTGGCTGGCTCagtgaggggatggggaatgggacacagggcctgtcccctctagtgggcacagactccCACCCAACCCCAGGgtggggagtggctggctcaggggggtggggaatggggtgctggctcccatctggccccaagAGGGGTTTGTGGGGGGGAAGGTACCTTGGTGTTATAGTATTTTCCACCCTTGTAGAGCTTGTCCACAAAGCGAACCCGCAGATCTCGCCGCAGCCAGTGGGGAGAGTGGGAGGACAAAGAGCCGCTACTGCTACCTTTACTCTGCTTCCCGGGGCGGGCGTCACTGCGGGAAAACAGGCAGTCAGGGGCAGTCCTGGCGCTAGGGGCTGCCATGCTGCGAGGAAcggggcaggcagggccaggcgTTGGGGTGCACCGTGCTGCGAGGCGCTTTGTTTGATCAAGAAAAGTATTCGAGCTGCCCCGGCCTCAGGGCAGGAACCCTGGCATCCGGGCTGCACTACGGCTTGGGGGAGTCCATTTTGCCTTTCTAAACATTCCTCTGGGGTTTGAACCAGAGACAAGAATCAGCTGCACTTCCTGCCCTCAACAGCAGCGCCAGCTGTCACCCGCCCCAGAGATGGTCGCATCTCAGCCCAGGGCGAGCCATCCCCGTGAGGCATTatgtgcagctgttccccagctgccccaccccagatggGGCTGCATCTCACCCAAGGGCGAGCCATCCCCGTGAGGCATTATGTGCAGCTGTTCTCCAGTTGCCCCACCCCAGTGGTGGCTGCCTCTCACTGCCAGGCGAGCCATCCCAGGTCTTTACCTCTCCGAATCTGCTGGCTGTTTCCTCTTTCtgtccttctcttcccccttctctcgGGGGACCCTGGCGTCCGGGGCGTCGGTGGGTccatttctctgcttctcttctttttctttgtggGCTTTGCTTAAGCGGCCTGAGAAGGGGATTGGGGACACAGATGGGGGTGAGGatggcggggaggaggggggggctaTGGTGAGGCGGGGCTACCGGGAAAGTCATGTGACTCACTCAGATCCTTGGCTAGTTTCTCATACTCCTTCCGGGTCACAGGTTGCAGGCTGTGCTGGCTGATGGTGACAATCTTATCCCCGATGGCCAATTTCACCATCACCCGGGCGTTATCGGGATCTACACCTTCGATCTGGGGGCCGGGAGAGAAAAAGCTAAGACTGGGGGAACgaggcctgtcccctctaggggaagCCAGCTCCCTCTCAGCCCCAGgacggggactggctggctcagggaggccAGGAACATGGGAAACTCACCTTCCCATAGAGGTCTTTGTGGGGCCCAGCCACGATCAGCACGGCGCCCCCTGCCACCAGCCCCAGCAGCTTCTCCTCGCCCCCCCGGCGCTCTTCGCCCGGCTTGGGGGGCCGCGGGGGGCGGGCCGGCTGCAGGTCCTGGATGGCCGAGCGGTCAgctcccaggcccagcccccttGGGCGCAGCTGGTGCTCCAGGGGCTTCACATCCCTGAATGGGGGGAAGGGATATTCAGGGACCCCCcaaaactcccctcccccaattgaCCTTTGAACTCCCACCTATCTATCATCTCCCCCTCATGACCTATGATCCCCCCACTGGTTTATAACCTCACCCaaaccctctctccccacccccatatgACCCCTCCATCAGATCTGACTCACAATCCCGCCACTGACCTATGTCTGCCCCCCAGGGTCACTCACTGCTTGAAGGTGCGTCCGATGCCCTCGCCTGCCTTCCAGCCCATGCCCCTCAGCATAGCAACACCATAGGCCTCCACGGGCACCACCTCGTAATCTGCCTCCGTCGACTGCAGGACAAGAAGGGCAGGAGTGACGTTAACCCATGGAACTACCTGCCACAGGACCAAAGGGGCCCTGCCACAGGAGAGGAGTGGGACTCCAGGGACGGATGGGAGGCTGTCGGGAGACCCTCTTACTGATTCTGGCCGCAGGCTCACGTCCACCCGGTCGCTGTCCTCGTACCCGTCAGGGACGCGGttctgcaggagcagggggatggCCAAGTTGGGGTCAGCCTTGGTGCCGCTCTCCCACCGCTCCTGGGACTGCCGGCACTCTGCAACGCACAGGAATCCATCAGGAGCCGGAcacctgggtcctggcccccacagtgggggctagtggttagaatgGGGGGTGtgtgctgagagccaggactcctgggttctcaccccactctaggaggggagtgggcatctagtggttagagcaggagggctgggagccaggactcctgggctctctccccactctgggaggggagtggggtctagtagttagggcagggggggctgggagcaaggactcctgggttccctgccATGCTCACCCTCTATGATCTCCCTCACGGCCTGGGACTCCACACTGTCATCCCTCTGCTGGTCCAGGGCCCCCACAGGGGCCGTCTCCGGCTTCTTCCATTGGTTGCGCTGGATCAAGGGGATGACGAGTGCCTTAGGGGTCGGGGCCGGTCGGAGGCTGGAGGCCAGAGAAAAACCATCCCATTACCATGGGATACCTGCACCCCCTGTGCCATGGCTCCTTCCACTGCCCCAGAGCCTCCATGCAAGGCCCCACCCCCCTGTGggcctgccccaggccccaaTGACCCCTCTCCTACTCTCACCCACTTTATGGAGACCCTGCGCACAGCTCCCCTTCtccacagcccctcccacactgacCTCCCCACCCACATGTGATCCCATCCCTCTGCAGGGCCAcacctcctcccgcccccctgTCCCTACCCAGacacacccctcccaccccacagcccctccccagacaCACCTNNNNNNNNNNNNNNNNNNNNNNNNNNNNNNNNNNNNNNNNNNNNNNNNNNNNNNNNNNNNNNNNNNNNNNNNNNNNNNNNNNNNNNNNNNNNNNNNNNNNNNNNNNNNNNNNNNNNNNNNNNNNNNNNNNNNNNNNNNNNNNNNNNNNNNNNNNNNNNNNNNNNNNNNNNNNNNNNNNNNNNNNNNNNNNNNNNNNNNNNNNNNNNNNNNNNNNNNNNNNNNNNNNNNNNNNNNNNNNNNNNNNNNNNNNNNNNNNNNNNNNNNNNNNNNNNNNNNNNNNNNNNNNNNNNNNNNNNNNNNNNNNNNNNNNNNNNNNNNNNNNNNNNNNNNNNNNNNNNNNNNNNNNNNNNNNNNNNNNNNNNNNNNNNNNNNNNNNNNNNNNNNNNNNNNNNNNNNNNNNNNNNNNNNNNNNNNNNNNNNNNNNNNNNNNNNNNNNNNNNNNNNNNNNNNNNNNNNNNNNNNNNNNNNNNNNNNNNNNNNNNNNNNNNNNNNNNNNNNNNNNNNNNNNNNNNNNNNNNNNNNNNNNNNNNNNNNNNNNNNNNNNNNNNNNNNNNNNNNNNNNNNNNNNNNNNNNNNNNNNNNNNNNNNNNNNNNNNNNNNNNNNNNNNNNNNNNNNNNNNNNNNNNNNNNNNNNNNNNNNNNNNNNNNNNNNNNNNNNNNNNNNNNNNNNNNNNNNNNNNNNNNNNNNNNNNNNNNNNNNNNNNNNNNNNNNNNNNNNNNNNNNNNNNNNNNNNNNNNNNNNNNNNNNNNNNNNNNNNNNNNNNNNNNNNNNNNNNNNNNNNNNNNNNNNNNNNNNNNNNNNNNNNNNNNNNNNNNNNNNNNNNNNNNNNNNNNNNNNNNNNNNNNNNNNNNNNNNNNNNNNNNNNNNNNNNNNNNNNNNNNNNNNNNNNNNNNNNNNNNNNNNNNNNNNNNNNNNNNNNNNNNNNNNNNNNNNNNNNNNNNNNNNNNNNNNNNNNNNNNNNNNNNNNNNNNNNNNNNNNNNNNNNNNNNNNNNNNNNNNNNNNNNNNNNNNNNNNNNNNNNNNNNNNNNNNNNNNNNNNNNNNNNNNNNNNNNNNNNNNNNNNNNNNNNNNNNNNNNNNNNNNNNNNNNNNNNNNNNNNNNNNNNNNNNNNNNNNNNNNNNNNNNNNNNNNNNNNNNNNNNNNNNNNNNNNNNNNNNNNNNNNNNNNNNNNNNNNNNNNNNNNNNNNNNNNNNNNNNNNNNNNNNNNNNNNNNNNNNNNNNNNNNNNNNNNNNNNNNNNNNNNNNNNNNNNNNNNNNNNNNNNNNNNNNNNNNNNNNNNNNNNNNNNNNNNNNNNNNNNNNNNNNNNNNNNNNNNNNNNNNNNNNNNNNNNNNNNNNNNNNNNNNNNNNNNNNNNNNNNNNNNNNNNNNNNNNNNNNNNNNNNNNNNNNNNNNNNNNNNNNNNNNNNNNNNNNNNNNNNNNNNNNNNNNNNNNNNNNNNNNNNNNNNNNNNNNNNNNNNNNNNNNNNNNNNNNNNNNNNNNNNNNNNNNNNNNNNNNNNNNNNNNNNNNNNNNNNNNNNNNNNNNNNNNNNNNNNNNNNNNNNNNNNNNNNNNNNNNNNNNNNNNNNNNNNNNNNNNNNNNNNNNNNNNNNNNNNNNNNNNNNNNNNNNNNNNNNNACCTGCAGCCTGGGGGatggggtgctgggctgggagccatgGGAGCCCAATCCCCCCTCACAGCCCTAggagagggggccctgggctgggagccaggagaccccAATCCCCCCCACCTGCAGTCTGGGGGatggggtgctgggctgggagccatgGGAGCCCAATCCCCCCTCAGCCCTAGGAGAGAGGGTgccgggctgggagccaggggaccCCAATCCCCCCCCACCTGCAGTCTGGGGGatggggtgctgggctgggagcccAATCCCCCCTCACAGCCctaggggagggggcagtgggctGGGAGACAGGGAACCCCAatcccccccccacctgcagcctggggggctgggagccatggGAGCCCAATCCCCCCTCACAGCCCTAGGGGAGGGGTtgctgggctgggagcctggggagCACCAATGCCCCCCCATTCCTTACAGGTCTCAGAGCACCTGGCCCCAGACACcagctgccctctccctgccgTGTCCTGTGCCTTGGGCCTAGCCCGGATTGGGGGGGGCGTGTTTCACACCACGCTTCCCCAGCCCCTGATGACTGGAGAACTTCCTCTGTCCTTAAAGAAACCGCAAATCACCCCATTGCTGCCCCAGAGGTTGGGGGCAAAAAAATGTGGCCTATGAGTTCCAGGTAAGCCCCAGAAGCCATGGGAACGTCTGTAAGCTCTTGTGATATTAggacagtggggagggggcagctggacCAGCTTCCCCCCTTGGAGGTAGCAAATTATTAAAACCCcataccccccccccacagcctgggggagggagtgCTGGGCTGGGATCCTGGGGAACCCCATACCCCCCCCCACAGACTCTGATACCCCCCACAAAAATTTCTTAACCCCAGCTCCAGTCACTTTGGGCTAGATGCCAAATCAATGTTCAAATCAATCAGTTCGCAActctctaacccaccagccccaactgccctcccaggaccaggaagagaacccagtccccctggctcccagtccccctgctctaaccaccagcccctactcctcttccagagctgagagagaacccaggcatcctggctcccagcccccctgctttaaccaccagcccccactcccctaccagagccaggagagaacccaggagtcctggctcccagcccccctgctctaacccaccagaccccactcccctcccagagccaggagagaacccaggagtcctggctcccagccccccctgctctaacccaccagcccccactgccctcccagaacaaggagagaacccaggagtcctggcttccagcccccctgctctaacccaccagNNNNNNNNNNNNNNNNNNNNNNNNNgcccccactcctcccagagctgggaagagaaacaGGAGCCTGAGCTCCCGGGCCTGCAGCCCAGTTGCCCCAGTACCTTGTGTCGGTGGCGGTAGGACTTTTAGGGTGGGGTGGTGCAATGAACAGCCCCCGACCGCCCTCCTTAACGGGGCCACTTTACATGGAAATAGCTGATTATTAATTACTGGCCCTTGGAGCTGGATTGGAGGCAGCGCCTAGAGGGAAAGGCCCGTTGTCCCATATcccggcggggtggggggggggtgatagCCACTCGTGTCTCACGATTGGCCGGCCTGTTGTCCACCCCCGCCCGCCCGCGGCCTAGCGCGAGGAGGAAGGTTACGAGGACAGCAAACCCGTTGCTTGGCCGACCCCCGCTTGCTACCGCGGTAGCATCGCGGTCCATGTGGGGGGGGTCGAGCAGCGCTGGCGAGCCGGGACACCCCAAGGTAAGCCCTCCAGCTCAGCCGCAGAGACGGGCGAGGCATCGGATCAGCTGTTAATTGGATTTGTTCTcggcggggtgggggagacttAGAGATGGGGGGGTTGGGTAGAGGGGGCATTCAAGGGCCGGGGCGTTGGGGTTGGATCTGTGGTGGGCACGAACGCGCTCTTAAGGGACTAGAGGGGGTCAGACGGTGATCTGGGGCAGGATGGAATGGACAGACGGGAaaattttcagtttctctttggaggggctcctgggctgcgggagaccctgagcccccctccctggCTTTGCACCCCCCCTCCACACGGGCAGATGTTCCTCCTTCCCCTGGATCTAGGAACCTTCCTTGTGCACACCCAGCCTCTCTCTATGAGCCCCCGGCAGAACGGCCCAGCCGCCTTTGAagccagccccctctgctctagaACTGGCCCCACTCTCGGAACCGCTCGCACCTGCCGGGGAGCTCCCACCCTTGAGGCTATTTCTGAGGTTCCCCAGATGTAAGGGGAGGCTGGAGTCCCCCTCTCCTGTTTTCGGACCCCCCTTATACAGTCATTAGACTCAGATCGTTTTCCAGAGTCTGTCTGGACCCATGGTGAGACAAGGTCCTTTCCACCCTCTTCAGCACCCTGCTTCCACGCATGCCCATGGGATCTGTACCCCCCCATCTTCCTGCCAGGAGCTGCAAAGTCCCCAAATCCCCTCCCGGCACACCTTAGGGCTGGACCCGGGGTGTTCACCCTGCAGGCTGCCCTCCGTCATTGAGGCCCCAGTCTGGGATCTGACCTACTTAGATCCAGGGTTTTCTGGCCAAGACGCAGTCCGAGTCCCGCTCTGCTGGCTCCAGAAGCTCAGAAGCCCAATTTCCCAGGTGCATCCCCCGTCCCACCCGCCGCTTTCCACTGGTGGGAGGGATGGGTGGTCGCGGGGGGGGTCATTGCTCGCTCTGTGCTTGGGTTGGCTTTGCCATTCTTGCAATGACCCGGTTATTTTCCCCCCCACCGGTGCAAGTGACACCCTCCTCTACCCTCCTCAGTGGCCGCGGAGCACGAAACCTCTTCCATTGCAAGCGCCGGAGAGAAAAGAGGCACACAGGTGGCAAAGACGACGGGCAGCTTCCCCCTTCGTCCAGTGCTTTTGCCGGGGGGTGGGGTTTGAGACGGAACCGACCCATTCCGATCCTGCATAGTCAGTGGCTGTGGTGTGCACAGGCAGTCTGCGCCGGCCCAGAGTCCAGCCGCCCCTGGCCTCGGAAGGAGAGCGGGTCTTCTGGCAAGGCCCCGTGCTGGGGCGCTACGCTGCTCTCCACAGCAGCCGCCTGCCCCGGCTCCCCCCGGCCAGCAGCCCATCCCAGCCCTCAGGCTTGGTATGGGACGACGCGCCCCCCCTCACTCCACCTGCCTCAATGGACTCCCGGCTTGGAGACGCTTTCTCGCTCGCCATCCCCAGCACCTGGGTTCTAGAGTCCCGGGATCCCCGCGTGGGTCTCGGGGTGGGCTTTCCAGTACCAGTGGGGCCCTTAACAAGAGGCCTTTCCGTCCCCGGGGGTTCTGGCGTAACAAAGCCTTTCCGACCAGTGGGGTCTTGACTATGGCGTCTTGCTAGATGCCATGGGTTTGGTACACAGAGGTTATTCTAGACCTCCAATGGGTTCTAGATATGGGACTTTTCAGACCTCCACTGATTCGAGCAGTGAGACATTTCCGTGGGCCTACAGAGCTGATGCTAGGCTTCCCGGTGGGTTTCGAGTGACAGAGGTCTCTTCTCTGATGCCCCTGGGGGTTT includes:
- the GPKOW gene encoding G-patch domain and KOW motifs-containing protein: WDGFSLASSLRPAPTPKALVIPLIQRNQWKKPETAPVGALDQQRDDSVESQAVREIIEECRQSQERWESGTKADPNLAIPLLLQNRVPDGYEDSDRVDVSLRPESSTEADYEVVPVEAYGVAMLRGMGWKAGEGIGRTFKQDVKPLEHQLRPRGLGLGADRSAIQDLQPARPPRPPKPGEERRGGEEKLLGLVAGGAVLIVAGPHKDLYGKIEGVDPDNARVMVKLAIGDKIVTISQHSLQPVTRKEYEKLAKDLSRLSKAHKEKEEKQRNGPTDAPDARVPREKGEEKDRKRKQPADSESDARPGKQSKGSSSGSLSSHSPHWLRRDLRVRFVDKLYKGGKYYNTKMLIEDVLSPDTCVCRTEEGQVLDGIREAMLETVIPRGAADWVLVVLGEHAGRVGRILQRDQQQSRALVQLQRDEDGDVLALDYDAVCHYVGGTEDD